One Ignavibacteriota bacterium DNA segment encodes these proteins:
- a CDS encoding dehydrogenase E1 component subunit alpha/beta, protein MMDAKILILLKQGKIFFHIGGSGHEGVQVGMALAMQPGKDWTYPYYRDMGFALQYGTTVEEVMRDAMHRAAGISSGGFAMPFHYGDRELRMVAQSSPTGTQYLQAVGTAMGAVREGTDEVVYVSSGEGATSEGEFHEALNWASREHLPVIFLIQNNGYAISVPVEDQVSGGSVYKMTQGYEGLKRFEVDGSDFPEILRVTAEAVALARAGKGPVLIEAHTVRLLPHSSSDDQRKYRPADDLAEDAQRDPIPLMERYLIEQGVFTADDAAAIRKEMQERIDRAAVETELLPLPDAADVERYVYAPAPVELPAEPAPVPADAPRVVLVDAINHALAEELERNPAMLVYGEDVGGGKGGVFTATRGLAAKFGDARVFNSQLAEASIIGTAIGLSVRGTFKPVVEIQFGDYIWPAFMQIRNEVAMLRYRSNNHWSCPMVIRAAVGGYIHGGLYHSQSIDGFFTHIPGLRVVYPSCAADAKGLLKTACRSDDPVLFLEHKGLYRQSFAASPEPPADHLLPFGVASIKRAGEDLTVITWGMLVQRSLEAARKIEERLGASVEVIDLRTLNPLDRGTILASVRKTGKVIVAHEDTLTGGFGAEIAAIIAAEAFDRLDAPVLRVAAKDAPIPYAPPLENAMLPQEADLLKAMERLLKF, encoded by the coding sequence ATGATGGATGCGAAGATCCTCATCCTGCTCAAGCAGGGGAAGATCTTCTTCCATATCGGCGGGTCGGGACACGAAGGCGTCCAGGTCGGCATGGCGCTGGCGATGCAGCCCGGCAAGGACTGGACGTATCCGTACTATCGCGATATGGGATTTGCGCTGCAATACGGCACCACGGTGGAAGAGGTGATGCGGGATGCGATGCACCGCGCCGCGGGCATCAGCAGCGGCGGATTCGCGATGCCGTTCCACTACGGCGACCGCGAGCTGCGCATGGTCGCGCAGTCGAGCCCCACCGGCACGCAGTACCTGCAGGCCGTCGGTACGGCCATGGGTGCGGTGCGCGAAGGGACCGACGAAGTGGTGTACGTTTCGTCCGGGGAAGGCGCCACGAGCGAAGGAGAGTTCCATGAAGCACTGAACTGGGCCTCGCGCGAACACCTGCCGGTGATATTCCTGATCCAGAACAACGGGTATGCGATCTCCGTCCCGGTGGAAGACCAGGTCTCAGGCGGGTCGGTCTATAAGATGACGCAGGGCTACGAAGGGTTGAAGCGGTTTGAAGTGGACGGGAGTGATTTCCCGGAGATCCTGCGTGTGACTGCGGAAGCGGTGGCCCTGGCACGTGCAGGGAAAGGCCCGGTCCTGATCGAAGCGCATACGGTGCGACTTCTACCGCACTCATCGTCTGATGACCAGCGGAAGTACCGTCCGGCCGATGACCTCGCCGAGGACGCGCAGCGCGACCCGATCCCGCTGATGGAGAGATATCTGATCGAGCAAGGGGTCTTTACCGCGGACGATGCTGCTGCGATCCGCAAGGAGATGCAGGAGCGGATCGACCGGGCGGCGGTGGAGACGGAATTGCTTCCGCTGCCCGATGCGGCAGACGTTGAACGGTACGTCTATGCGCCTGCACCGGTGGAACTCCCTGCGGAGCCGGCACCCGTGCCGGCGGATGCCCCGCGCGTTGTGCTCGTCGATGCGATCAATCATGCGCTCGCGGAGGAACTCGAGCGCAACCCCGCGATGCTCGTCTATGGCGAGGACGTGGGTGGTGGCAAGGGAGGGGTGTTCACGGCAACGCGTGGCCTCGCCGCGAAGTTCGGGGATGCGCGTGTCTTCAATTCACAACTGGCCGAGGCTTCGATCATCGGCACGGCCATCGGATTGAGCGTTCGCGGGACCTTCAAGCCGGTGGTGGAGATCCAATTCGGCGACTACATCTGGCCCGCGTTCATGCAGATCCGGAACGAAGTGGCGATGCTCCGGTACCGCTCCAATAACCATTGGAGTTGTCCGATGGTGATCCGTGCGGCGGTGGGCGGGTATATCCATGGCGGACTCTATCATAGCCAGTCCATCGATGGGTTCTTCACGCACATCCCCGGTCTGCGTGTGGTGTATCCCTCCTGTGCCGCTGATGCGAAAGGGTTACTCAAGACCGCGTGCCGCTCCGACGACCCGGTCCTGTTCCTTGAACACAAGGGGCTGTACCGGCAGAGTTTCGCTGCGTCGCCGGAACCACCTGCGGATCATCTCCTCCCATTCGGTGTGGCGTCCATCAAGCGCGCTGGCGAGGACCTCACGGTGATCACCTGGGGGATGCTCGTCCAGCGATCGCTCGAAGCCGCACGGAAGATCGAAGAGCGGCTCGGGGCGTCGGTCGAGGTCATCGATCTGCGCACACTGAACCCGCTCGATCGTGGCACGATCCTGGCGTCCGTGCGGAAGACGGGGAAGGTCATCGTGGCGCACGAAGATACGCTGACGGGAGGGTTCGGTGCGGAGATCGCTGCGATCATCGCCGCGGAAGCATTCGACCGGCTCGACGCGCCCGTTCTGCGCGTGG